A single Clavibacter nebraskensis NCPPB 2581 DNA region contains:
- a CDS encoding GNAT family N-acetyltransferase, whose amino-acid sequence MSASAVDAPAIESRAYALDLRPLDPDADAALVHAWVTTPRARFWQMEHASLDDVRAEYRSIAADPRREAWIGLHDGAPAFLVEAYDPADDPIGAHLDPLPGDRGMHLLVAPPAGDPLPGFTTAVMRHVVAHLLRDPAVRRLVVEPDVRNTRIQRLNELVGFRPLRVVDLGTKHALLSVATRDDALLHATPTDGHAMTLTHDHPLDAHTETRPAAASRTAEPDPGVHRAAHLRPDVWAPATRHLVRKALAEFAHEVLIEPERVDPERPPGAPRRPHDPRDWAEYRVASADGRSAYAYRARILELDHWDVDEASIRRTVDGRPAELDATDLVLDLRDRLGITDEVLPVYLDEIQSTLSAAAFSRLRDVPDARGLLTASYAVVESTMDEGHPCFVATNGRIGFDLDDHDRYAPEAGQDVCILWLAVHERLARFTAIAGLDREAFLDAELGAPARARFRARMEELGVDPAARILVPVHPWQWENVVTVTFAGLVARREIVLLGTGDDEYGAQQSIRTWANRTSPHRCYVKTSLSILNMGFTRGLSPAYMAVTPAINDWVHALVAGDEEFARLGFGILREVAAVGVRDERVESALPPGHSHGKMLSALWRESPVPGLAEGERLMSMTSLLHVDAHGETVLGALIDASGIGAAAWIRRWLDAYLVPLAHALIAHDLAFMPHGENVILVLRDHVVVRVLMKDIAEEVALFDMERELPEDVRRIRLDIPEEERTLTVFTDVMDGFLRFAAALLEDRDDLGADGLWRVAAEALADHERAHPELAERIARFDLFAPSFDRSCLNRLQLRDNRRMVDLQAPVMQIHGSLRNPLAIHRGLRPRIG is encoded by the coding sequence GTGAGCGCTTCGGCCGTCGACGCGCCCGCCATCGAGTCCCGCGCCTACGCCCTCGACCTCCGCCCGCTCGACCCGGACGCCGACGCCGCCCTCGTGCACGCCTGGGTCACGACGCCCCGCGCCCGCTTCTGGCAGATGGAGCACGCGAGCCTCGACGACGTGCGCGCCGAGTATCGCTCCATCGCGGCGGATCCGCGGCGCGAGGCCTGGATCGGCCTCCACGACGGCGCCCCCGCGTTCCTCGTCGAGGCCTACGACCCGGCGGACGACCCCATCGGCGCCCACCTCGACCCGCTCCCCGGTGACCGCGGCATGCACCTGCTCGTGGCCCCGCCGGCCGGCGACCCGCTGCCCGGGTTCACGACCGCGGTGATGCGCCACGTCGTCGCGCACCTGCTGCGGGATCCGGCCGTGCGGCGCCTCGTCGTCGAGCCGGACGTCCGCAACACCCGGATCCAACGCCTCAACGAGCTCGTCGGCTTCCGGCCGCTCCGCGTCGTCGACCTCGGCACGAAGCACGCGCTCCTCAGCGTCGCCACGCGCGACGACGCCCTCCTGCACGCCACTCCGACGGACGGACACGCCATGACCCTCACCCACGACCACCCCCTCGACGCCCACACCGAGACCCGGCCGGCTGCCGCGTCGAGGACCGCCGAGCCGGATCCCGGTGTCCACCGGGCCGCGCACCTCCGTCCCGACGTGTGGGCGCCGGCCACCCGGCACCTCGTGCGGAAGGCGCTCGCCGAGTTCGCCCACGAGGTGCTCATCGAGCCCGAGCGCGTGGATCCGGAGCGGCCGCCCGGCGCGCCCCGCCGCCCGCACGACCCGAGGGACTGGGCCGAGTACCGCGTCGCGAGCGCCGACGGCCGGAGCGCGTACGCGTACCGGGCGCGGATCCTCGAGCTCGACCACTGGGACGTCGACGAGGCGAGCATCCGCCGCACGGTCGACGGCCGGCCCGCCGAGCTCGACGCGACCGACCTCGTGCTCGACCTTCGCGACCGTCTCGGCATCACCGACGAGGTGCTGCCCGTCTACCTCGACGAGATCCAGAGCACGCTCTCGGCCGCCGCGTTCTCCCGCCTCCGCGACGTGCCCGACGCGCGCGGCCTCCTCACGGCGTCGTACGCCGTGGTCGAGTCGACGATGGACGAGGGCCACCCGTGCTTCGTCGCCACCAACGGCCGCATCGGCTTCGACCTCGACGACCACGACCGGTACGCGCCCGAGGCGGGCCAGGACGTGTGCATCCTCTGGTTGGCCGTGCACGAGCGCCTCGCGCGCTTCACCGCGATCGCGGGGCTCGACCGCGAGGCGTTCCTCGACGCGGAGCTCGGCGCGCCCGCCCGCGCCCGCTTCCGCGCGCGCATGGAGGAGCTCGGCGTCGACCCCGCCGCGCGGATCCTCGTGCCGGTGCACCCGTGGCAGTGGGAGAACGTCGTCACGGTGACGTTCGCCGGCCTCGTCGCCCGGCGCGAGATCGTGCTCCTCGGCACGGGCGACGACGAGTACGGCGCGCAGCAGTCCATCCGCACGTGGGCCAACCGCACGAGCCCTCACCGCTGCTACGTGAAGACGTCGCTGTCGATCCTCAACATGGGGTTCACGCGCGGCCTCTCGCCGGCGTACATGGCGGTGACGCCGGCGATCAACGACTGGGTGCACGCGCTCGTCGCGGGAGATGAGGAGTTCGCGCGGCTCGGCTTCGGGATCCTCCGCGAGGTCGCCGCGGTCGGCGTGCGCGACGAGCGGGTCGAGTCCGCTCTGCCGCCCGGCCACTCCCACGGGAAGATGCTGTCCGCGCTCTGGCGCGAGTCGCCCGTGCCCGGCCTCGCGGAGGGCGAGCGGCTGATGAGCATGACGAGCCTCCTGCACGTGGACGCGCACGGCGAGACGGTGCTCGGCGCGCTCATCGACGCGTCCGGCATCGGCGCGGCCGCGTGGATCCGCCGCTGGCTCGACGCCTACCTCGTGCCGCTCGCGCACGCCCTGATCGCGCACGACCTCGCGTTCATGCCGCACGGCGAGAACGTGATCCTCGTGCTCCGCGACCACGTCGTCGTGCGCGTCCTGATGAAGGACATCGCCGAGGAGGTCGCCCTCTTCGACATGGAGCGCGAGCTGCCGGAGGACGTGCGCCGGATCCGCCTCGACATCCCCGAGGAGGAGCGCACCCTCACGGTCTTCACCGACGTGATGGACGGCTTCCTCCGCTTCGCCGCCGCGCTCCTCGAGGACCGCGACGACCTCGGCGCCGACGGCCTGTGGCGTGTGGCCGCCGAGGCGCTCGCCGACCACGAGCGCGCGCACCCGGAGCTCGCGGAGCGCATCGCGCGGTTCGATCTCTTCGCGCCGTCGTTCGACCGCTCGTGCCTCAACCGGCTGCAGCTGCGCGACAACCGGCGGATGGTCGATCTGCAGGCGCCGGTCATGCAGATCCACGGGTCGCTGCGGAACCCGCTCGCGATCCACCGGGGGCTGCGGCCGCGCATCGGCTGA
- a CDS encoding Hsp20/alpha crystallin family protein encodes MNMTFDPFRELDRAMGALAETRQANRPMPIDLHREGDTYVLAADLPGIDPGSVDIDVDGQLLTIRAERTLAGDQNVRWLTRERVAGTFLRQLTLGQGIDTERISAHYANGVLSVTIPVSERAKPRKIAVTSDEPQGQEGRTLTVEQGAHAAS; translated from the coding sequence ATGAACATGACCTTCGATCCGTTCCGCGAGCTGGACCGCGCCATGGGCGCGCTGGCCGAGACCCGCCAGGCGAACCGCCCGATGCCCATCGACCTGCACCGCGAGGGCGACACCTACGTGCTGGCCGCCGACCTCCCGGGCATCGACCCGGGCTCGGTCGACATCGACGTGGACGGCCAGCTGCTGACCATCCGCGCCGAGCGCACCCTCGCCGGCGACCAGAACGTCCGGTGGCTCACCCGCGAGCGCGTGGCCGGCACGTTCCTCCGCCAGCTGACGCTCGGCCAGGGCATCGACACCGAGCGCATCTCGGCGCACTACGCCAACGGCGTGCTGAGCGTCACCATCCCCGTGAGCGAGCGGGCGAAGCCGCGCAAGATCGCGGTCACGTCCGACGAGCCGCAGGGCCAGGAGGGCCGCACGCTGACGGTGGAGCAGGGCGCGCACGCGGCGAGCTGA
- a CDS encoding SDR family oxidoreductase has translation MTDHARPVALVTGATRGIGRAVAQDLGRTHRVIVHGRDRDAVDALAASLPDAVGWAADLAAGGLADLVPKLDRLDVLVHSAGVIGGDAVATTPVDEWRRVFEVNVFAVAEVTRALLPALRAAQGQVVLVNSGSGFTANPTGGVYAGSKFALRALGDALREEERPHGVRVSSVHPGRVATDMQRELRAKEGGEYDETRYLEPASVARAVRLVVDQTRDGTLESVSLRPFGG, from the coding sequence ATGACCGACCACGCCCGCCCCGTCGCCCTCGTCACGGGAGCCACCCGCGGCATCGGCCGCGCCGTCGCCCAGGACCTCGGCCGCACCCACCGCGTGATCGTGCACGGCCGCGACCGCGACGCCGTCGACGCGCTCGCCGCCTCGCTCCCCGACGCGGTCGGCTGGGCCGCCGACCTCGCCGCGGGCGGGCTCGCGGACCTCGTGCCCAAACTCGACCGCCTCGACGTGCTCGTGCACTCCGCCGGCGTGATCGGCGGCGACGCCGTCGCGACCACGCCCGTCGATGAGTGGCGCCGCGTGTTCGAGGTCAACGTCTTCGCGGTCGCCGAGGTCACGCGCGCGCTCCTGCCCGCGCTCCGGGCGGCGCAGGGGCAGGTCGTGCTCGTGAACTCCGGATCCGGCTTCACGGCCAACCCCACGGGCGGCGTCTACGCGGGATCCAAGTTCGCCCTCCGCGCGCTCGGCGACGCCCTGCGCGAGGAGGAGCGCCCGCACGGCGTGCGTGTCTCGAGCGTGCACCCGGGCCGCGTCGCCACCGACATGCAGCGCGAGCTCCGTGCCAAGGAGGGCGGCGAGTACGACGAGACGCGCTACCTCGAGCCCGCCTCCGTGGCGCGCGCCGTGCGCCTCGTGGTCGACCAGACGCGCGACGGCACGCTCGAGTCGGTGTCGCTGCGGCCGTTCGGGGGCTGA
- a CDS encoding CYTH and CHAD domain-containing protein: MVHTSSVEIERKYDVPDGVPVPGFDGIEGIAEARPAEPVTLVAVYLDTADHALAGRRMILRRREGGHDEGWHVKLPADGGEGRTELGWPLQDGDDGDGAIPPAVLDQVAVHVRGRELTPLARLETVRTTVTLHDADGRAVAEFADDRVTGSDVRGGTVRAWHEWEVELLPDVPAKRKQRAALLDRIERHVLDAGARPSDSASKLARALGADALGRQAPAGPALPDPATLTKDSPASDVARAILARGVRDLVAADPHVRADEHDAVHRMRVAVRRLRSALRTHQDVIDPAATAPVRAELTALGAVLGDARDMEVLRDRVVWSVVEHDTETVPDHVGDALHDVLDERHRRARERVIRALSSARYVALLDDLDRLVQDPPLTHDASVPAGPALHAALRRDAERVGRRAAVAQEAVGEAARTEALHEVRKAAKRLRYAAEEVSGRTVTVLGRKTIRLATAAEEVHDELGEHRDGLAMQRILRDEAKRLAARGEDAFALGVLHEAERLRTESALWRAERAVERLLATAVPGA; this comes from the coding sequence ATGGTGCACACATCCTCCGTCGAGATCGAGCGCAAGTACGACGTCCCCGACGGGGTGCCCGTCCCGGGCTTCGACGGCATCGAGGGGATCGCCGAGGCGCGGCCCGCCGAGCCCGTGACGCTCGTGGCGGTGTACCTCGACACGGCCGACCACGCGCTCGCCGGCCGCCGCATGATCCTCCGCCGCCGCGAGGGCGGCCACGACGAGGGCTGGCACGTGAAGCTCCCGGCCGACGGCGGCGAGGGCCGCACCGAGCTCGGCTGGCCGCTGCAGGACGGCGACGACGGCGACGGTGCGATCCCGCCGGCCGTCCTCGACCAGGTCGCCGTCCACGTGCGCGGCCGCGAGCTCACGCCGCTCGCGCGCCTCGAGACCGTCCGCACGACCGTCACGCTGCACGACGCCGACGGCCGCGCGGTCGCCGAGTTCGCGGACGACCGCGTCACCGGATCCGACGTCCGCGGCGGCACCGTGCGCGCCTGGCACGAGTGGGAGGTCGAGCTGCTGCCCGACGTGCCCGCGAAGCGGAAGCAGCGCGCCGCGCTCCTCGACCGGATCGAGCGGCACGTGCTCGACGCCGGCGCCCGCCCGTCCGACAGCGCCTCGAAGCTCGCCCGCGCGCTCGGCGCCGACGCGCTCGGCCGGCAGGCGCCCGCGGGGCCCGCCCTGCCGGATCCCGCCACCCTCACTAAGGACAGCCCCGCGTCGGACGTCGCCCGCGCGATCCTCGCCCGCGGCGTCCGCGACCTCGTCGCCGCCGACCCGCACGTGCGCGCCGACGAGCACGACGCCGTGCACCGCATGCGCGTCGCCGTCCGCCGCCTCCGCAGCGCCCTCCGCACCCACCAGGACGTGATCGATCCCGCCGCCACCGCGCCCGTCCGCGCCGAGCTCACGGCGCTCGGGGCCGTGCTCGGCGACGCCCGCGACATGGAGGTGCTGCGCGACCGCGTCGTCTGGTCCGTGGTCGAGCACGACACGGAGACCGTGCCCGACCACGTGGGCGACGCCCTGCACGACGTCCTCGACGAGCGCCACCGCCGCGCCCGCGAGCGCGTGATCCGCGCGCTCTCGTCCGCGCGCTACGTCGCCCTGCTCGACGACCTCGACCGCCTGGTCCAGGATCCGCCCCTCACCCACGACGCGAGCGTCCCCGCGGGCCCGGCCCTGCACGCCGCCCTGCGTCGGGACGCCGAGCGGGTCGGCCGCCGCGCCGCGGTCGCGCAGGAGGCGGTCGGCGAGGCCGCGCGGACCGAGGCGCTGCACGAGGTCCGCAAGGCCGCCAAGCGCCTCCGCTACGCCGCGGAGGAGGTCAGCGGACGCACCGTCACGGTGCTCGGGCGGAAGACGATCCGGCTCGCGACCGCGGCCGAGGAGGTGCACGACGAGCTCGGCGAGCACCGCGACGGCCTCGCCATGCAGCGCATCCTCCGGGATGAGGCGAAGCGCCTCGCGGCCCGCGGCGAGGACGCCTTCGCGCTCGGCGTGCTGCACGAGGCCGAGCGCCTGCGCACCGAGTCCGCCCTGTGGCGGGCCGAGAGGGCGGTCGAGCGCCTGCTCGCGACCGCCGTCCCGGGAGCGTGA
- a CDS encoding NmrA family NAD(P)-binding protein: protein MSTSTPASAPGPVVVAGATGDIGRRIVRELLARDARVRVLTRPGSTAATEAWGDDPRVEIVEAAYTDRAALIRAVAGARVVVSAVSGARAVIVGAQRALLAATVAAGVPRFIPSDYSSDYRRVTPGSNRNFELRREFAADLDAAPVRATSVLVGAFADMLTGQAPIVLFDRRRVLYWSSADQVLDFTTKDDTAGVTAQVALDDDAPRVVEVAGDRVTARDLARIMTEVTGTPFSLQWAGSTGVLSTASKAVRRVGRDEQETFPAWQGMQYLVSMYSGEAELLHVDRERFGAIEWTSVRDVLAAHVAARGATTAA, encoded by the coding sequence ATGAGCACCTCGACCCCCGCATCCGCACCCGGTCCTGTCGTCGTGGCCGGCGCCACCGGCGACATCGGCCGCCGCATCGTCCGCGAGCTCCTCGCCCGGGACGCCCGAGTCCGCGTCCTCACCCGGCCCGGCAGCACCGCGGCGACCGAGGCGTGGGGCGACGACCCGCGCGTGGAGATCGTCGAGGCCGCCTACACCGACCGGGCGGCGCTGATCCGGGCCGTCGCCGGGGCGCGCGTCGTCGTCTCCGCCGTGAGCGGCGCCCGCGCCGTGATCGTGGGAGCGCAGCGCGCGCTCCTCGCGGCGACCGTCGCGGCCGGCGTGCCGCGCTTCATCCCCTCGGACTACTCCTCCGACTACCGCCGGGTCACGCCCGGCAGCAACCGCAACTTCGAGCTCCGGCGCGAGTTCGCGGCCGACCTCGACGCGGCCCCCGTCCGTGCGACCTCGGTGCTCGTCGGCGCCTTCGCGGACATGCTCACGGGGCAGGCGCCCATCGTGCTGTTCGACCGCCGCCGCGTCCTCTACTGGTCGTCCGCCGACCAGGTGCTCGACTTCACGACCAAGGACGACACGGCCGGTGTGACGGCGCAGGTCGCCCTCGACGACGACGCGCCCCGCGTGGTCGAGGTGGCGGGGGACCGGGTCACGGCCCGCGATCTCGCGCGGATCATGACCGAGGTCACGGGCACGCCCTTCTCGCTGCAGTGGGCGGGATCCACGGGCGTCCTCTCCACCGCGAGCAAGGCCGTGCGCCGCGTCGGCCGCGACGAGCAGGAGACGTTCCCGGCCTGGCAGGGGATGCAGTACCTCGTGAGCATGTACAGCGGCGAGGCGGAGCTCCTCCACGTCGACCGCGAGCGCTTCGGCGCGATCGAGTGGACGAGCGTGCGGGACGTGCTCGCCGCGCACGTCGCCGCGCGGGGCGCGACCACCGCCGCGTAG
- a CDS encoding NADP-dependent oxidoreductase: protein MTARSIQWQLAKRPTGEPTPDDVRRVEVDLPDLQDGEVRVENEFISVDPYMRGRMNDVPSYVPPFQLDEAMTGSAVGRVVESRSADLPVGTLVSHSLGWRDVAQGPAAGFRPVPEVPGVASSAHLGVLGLTGLTAYVGLTRIASIQEGDVVFVSGAAGAVGSMVGQIARLLGASRVVGSAGSAEKVERLTSHLGFDAAFDYHGGDLDAKLAEAAPDGIDLYFDNVGGDHLSAALGALKDFGRVANCGSISTYNSTGEEIAIRNTGRIVTRGLTLRGFTLGNHQDLAPQFASKMGPWLAEGRITADETVVDGIDRAFEAFTGLMRGENVGKMVVRTSASA from the coding sequence ATGACTGCACGCAGCATCCAGTGGCAGCTGGCGAAGCGCCCCACCGGCGAGCCCACCCCCGACGACGTCCGCCGCGTCGAGGTCGACCTGCCCGACCTGCAGGACGGCGAGGTCCGCGTCGAGAACGAGTTCATCTCCGTCGACCCCTACATGCGCGGCCGCATGAACGACGTGCCGTCCTACGTGCCGCCCTTCCAGCTCGACGAGGCGATGACCGGATCCGCCGTCGGCCGCGTCGTCGAGTCCCGCTCCGCCGACCTCCCGGTCGGCACGCTCGTCAGCCACTCGCTCGGCTGGCGCGACGTCGCGCAGGGCCCGGCCGCCGGCTTCCGCCCCGTGCCCGAGGTGCCCGGCGTGGCGTCCTCCGCCCACCTCGGCGTGCTCGGCCTCACGGGCCTCACCGCCTACGTCGGCCTCACCCGCATCGCCTCCATCCAGGAGGGCGACGTCGTCTTCGTGTCCGGCGCGGCCGGCGCGGTCGGCTCCATGGTTGGCCAGATCGCCCGCCTGCTCGGCGCCTCACGCGTCGTCGGCAGCGCCGGATCCGCGGAGAAGGTCGAGCGCCTCACGTCGCACCTCGGCTTCGACGCCGCGTTCGACTACCACGGCGGCGACCTCGACGCGAAGCTCGCGGAGGCGGCACCCGACGGCATCGACCTCTACTTCGACAACGTCGGCGGCGACCACCTCTCGGCCGCGCTCGGCGCCCTGAAGGACTTCGGCCGCGTCGCCAACTGCGGGTCGATCTCGACCTACAACTCCACCGGCGAGGAGATCGCGATCCGCAACACGGGCCGCATCGTCACGCGCGGGCTCACGCTCCGCGGCTTCACGCTCGGCAACCACCAGGACCTCGCGCCCCAGTTCGCGTCGAAGATGGGCCCGTGGCTCGCCGAGGGCCGCATCACGGCGGACGAGACCGTCGTCGACGGCATCGACCGCGCGTTCGAGGCCTTCACCGGCCTCATGCGCGGCGAGAACGTCGGGAAGATGGTCGTGCGGACCAGCGCCTCCGCCTGA
- a CDS encoding YihY/virulence factor BrkB family protein, which yields MPIRPRRAAPDDAPPQAELDERALHRRQRIGRELGWYACRRALYGFMKHRGIDMAASLTFYSTLSLVPAAVAVLSLIGVVGDTRAGVEGVLGVLTAVLGDSAVDVIRDPVEQLTDGPRSGIAFMVSFVGALWTSAAYVTAFGRAMNRVQETEEGRPLVKYRALMLGVTVALLVVSVVMVGMLLLTDDGARALGQQLGIGDTTLVVWAVVKWPLLVVLLTGIIGVLYAATPNLRRRRVDLLTWGSLVAIVAWGLGTAGFVAYVTHVATYESTYGVLGAVIVLLLWLYIGNLSLVLGGELDVEIIRARQLQAGIPAEHALRLPVRDTTRTDRLARRRALLEDEGRRLREARSGREATTSEERRADAPPALPEDDAREVRVRRRRWSARPSSRRSRRA from the coding sequence ATGCCCATCCGCCCGCGCCGCGCCGCGCCCGACGACGCCCCGCCGCAGGCCGAGCTCGACGAGCGGGCCCTCCACCGGCGCCAGCGCATCGGCCGCGAGCTCGGCTGGTACGCGTGCCGCCGCGCGCTCTACGGGTTCATGAAGCACCGCGGCATCGACATGGCCGCGAGCCTCACCTTCTACTCCACGCTCTCGCTCGTCCCCGCCGCCGTCGCGGTGCTCAGCCTCATCGGCGTCGTCGGCGACACGCGCGCCGGCGTCGAGGGCGTGCTCGGGGTGCTCACGGCGGTGCTGGGCGACTCGGCGGTCGACGTGATCCGCGACCCGGTCGAGCAGCTCACTGACGGTCCGCGCTCCGGCATCGCCTTCATGGTCAGCTTCGTCGGCGCGCTCTGGACCTCGGCGGCCTACGTCACCGCGTTCGGCCGCGCGATGAACCGCGTGCAGGAGACCGAGGAGGGCCGGCCGCTCGTGAAGTACCGCGCGCTGATGCTCGGGGTGACGGTCGCGCTGCTCGTCGTCAGCGTCGTGATGGTCGGCATGCTGCTGCTCACCGACGACGGCGCCCGCGCGCTCGGGCAGCAGCTCGGAATCGGCGACACGACGCTCGTGGTGTGGGCCGTCGTGAAGTGGCCGCTGCTCGTGGTGCTGCTGACGGGGATCATCGGGGTGCTGTACGCCGCGACGCCGAACCTGCGCCGCCGCCGCGTCGACCTGCTCACGTGGGGCAGCCTCGTGGCGATCGTCGCGTGGGGCCTCGGCACCGCCGGGTTCGTCGCGTACGTGACGCACGTGGCCACCTACGAGTCGACCTACGGGGTGCTCGGCGCGGTGATCGTGCTGCTGCTGTGGCTCTACATCGGGAACCTGTCGCTCGTGCTGGGCGGCGAGCTCGACGTGGAGATCATCCGCGCGCGGCAGCTGCAGGCGGGCATCCCGGCCGAGCACGCGCTGCGGCTGCCGGTGCGGGACACGACCCGCACCGACCGCCTCGCCCGGCGCCGCGCGCTGCTCGAGGACGAGGGGCGGCGCCTGCGCGAGGCGCGGTCGGGGCGGGAGGCGACGACCTCCGAGGAGCGCCGGGCGGATGCCCCGCCGGCGCTCCCCGAGGACGACGCGCGCGAGGTGCGGGTCAGGCGGAGGCGCTGGTCCGCACGACCATCTTCCCGACGTTCTCGCCGCGCATGA
- a CDS encoding carboxylesterase/lipase family protein: MTPAADVPTPAYDPSELDVQVTGGTVRGVRERGIEAWRGIPFAAPPRGDLRFRAPQPVVGWEGARFAQHFGKVAPQVSAGAFMGAPQGTPMGEDCLTVNVVAPSGLSADAARVNRESQLRPVMVFIHGGAYVVGSSRENPVQGEGLVRQGGIVYVSFNYRLGALGYLDFSRYSTPERPIESNLGLRDQVQALQWVRDNIRAFGGDPDNVTVFGESAGGNAVTTLMAVPAAHGLFARAIAQSSPTNAVYPAEQTARWAEQFVGLLADRAGRAPDDAEAVRLLTSASSSTLAAAANELMVRTPDQEPGTITFSPVIDGDVLPERPLDAFKHGRAARVPLIIGTNEREGSLFTGRLDILATTPPRIEAVFAKTDEAHRDELAALYPGLPKRRAALDFGGDYAFWFPSIKVAERHARYAPVHFYRFDIAPRLVRLMGLDATHGLELFALFDRMDSMLGRGMTLLGGRRAFVAAGERMRIAWLRFAQDGSVDESWPPYVGGDDEAPGAGPSSSAASGERATLVFDVVDRVEHDPHAERRVAWRDFVPHI; encoded by the coding sequence GTGACCCCCGCCGCCGACGTGCCCACCCCGGCGTACGACCCGTCGGAGCTTGACGTCCAGGTCACGGGCGGCACCGTCCGCGGCGTGCGCGAGCGGGGGATCGAGGCCTGGCGCGGCATCCCCTTCGCGGCCCCGCCCCGCGGCGACCTGCGCTTCCGGGCGCCGCAGCCCGTCGTCGGCTGGGAGGGTGCGCGCTTCGCGCAGCACTTCGGCAAGGTCGCGCCGCAGGTCAGCGCGGGCGCGTTCATGGGCGCGCCGCAGGGCACGCCGATGGGGGAGGACTGCCTCACCGTCAACGTCGTCGCCCCGTCCGGCCTGAGCGCCGACGCCGCGCGCGTGAACCGCGAGTCGCAGCTGCGGCCCGTTATGGTCTTCATCCACGGCGGCGCGTACGTCGTCGGATCCTCGCGGGAGAACCCCGTGCAGGGCGAGGGCCTCGTGCGCCAGGGCGGCATCGTCTACGTGAGCTTTAACTACCGGCTGGGCGCGCTCGGCTACCTCGACTTCAGCCGCTACTCGACCCCCGAGCGCCCCATCGAGTCGAACCTGGGCCTCCGCGACCAGGTGCAGGCGCTCCAGTGGGTGCGCGACAACATCCGTGCGTTCGGCGGGGATCCCGACAACGTCACGGTCTTCGGCGAGTCCGCGGGAGGCAACGCCGTCACGACCCTCATGGCCGTGCCGGCCGCGCACGGGCTGTTCGCCCGGGCCATCGCGCAGAGCTCGCCCACGAACGCCGTCTACCCGGCCGAGCAGACCGCGCGCTGGGCCGAGCAGTTCGTGGGCCTCCTCGCCGACCGGGCGGGCCGCGCGCCCGACGACGCCGAGGCCGTGCGCCTCCTCACCTCCGCGAGCTCGTCCACCCTCGCGGCGGCCGCGAACGAGCTCATGGTGCGGACGCCCGACCAGGAGCCCGGCACCATCACCTTCAGCCCCGTCATCGACGGCGACGTGCTGCCGGAGCGCCCGCTCGACGCGTTCAAGCACGGGCGCGCGGCCAGGGTGCCGCTCATCATCGGCACCAACGAGCGCGAGGGATCCCTGTTCACCGGCCGCCTCGACATCCTCGCGACCACGCCGCCGCGCATCGAGGCCGTGTTCGCGAAGACCGACGAGGCGCACCGCGACGAGCTGGCCGCCCTCTACCCGGGGCTCCCGAAGCGCCGGGCCGCGCTCGACTTCGGCGGCGACTACGCGTTCTGGTTCCCGTCGATCAAGGTCGCCGAGCGCCACGCCCGCTACGCGCCCGTGCACTTCTACCGCTTCGACATCGCGCCGCGGCTCGTGCGCCTCATGGGCCTCGACGCCACGCACGGCCTGGAGCTGTTCGCGCTCTTCGACCGGATGGACTCGATGCTCGGCCGTGGGATGACGCTCCTCGGCGGCCGGCGCGCGTTCGTCGCGGCGGGCGAGCGCATGCGCATCGCCTGGCTCCGCTTCGCGCAGGACGGCAGCGTCGACGAGTCCTGGCCGCCCTACGTGGGCGGCGACGACGAGGCGCCGGGCGCCGGCCCGTCCTCCTCGGCGGCGTCGGGGGAGCGCGCGACCCTCGTCTTCGACGTGGTCGACCGCGTCGAGCACGACCCGCACGCCGAGCGCCGGGTCGCGTGGCGCGACTTCGTCCCGCACATCTGA